The following coding sequences lie in one Vitis vinifera cultivar Pinot Noir 40024 chromosome 19, ASM3070453v1 genomic window:
- the LOC132253371 gene encoding uncharacterized protein LOC132253371 yields the protein MLVTVSGLSSMILVNKRRAMELFPESVTKLWNEWELRALVLLSLFLQIVLILLGNRRKYIASNWVRIIIWLAYLAADWIAAVCIGVLSNENGDDNLSQPNSLIWAFWAPFLLLHLGGPDTITAYSLEDNELWLRHFLALVIQFGGTFYIFLRSWKAKLLNILAIPIFVAGLIKYGERTWVLRSASSEQFRDALLPRPDPGPNYPKFMDEYTSGKAEGYQVSIQQRGKTSRTVHSPPEGDILRQAYYFFETFKGLFADIILSSQRRKRSQSFFQGKHKQQAWEEVPLEVALKVAFEVVEIELGFMYDVLYTKATVTCSRWGSLLRSISLSFTISAFIAFLTIDRQEYSTIDVIITYLLLVGAIVLEIYAILVLLFSDWTKRWSSKNKNKNTACN from the exons ATGCTAGTTACGG tTTCAGGTCTTAGCAGTATGATCCTCGTAAATAAGAGAAGAGCGATGGAACTCTTCCCAGAAAGTGTGACAAAACTTTGGAATGAATGGGAACTCCGCGCATTGGTTTTATTGAGCCTTTTCTTACAAATTGTGCTCATACTCTTGGGTAACAGGAGGAAATATATAGCTAGTAACTGGGTCAGAATCATCATTTGGCTGGCTTATTTAGCTGCAGATTGGATTGCAGCAGTCTGTATTGGCGTCCTGTCCAATGAGAATGGAGATGACAACTTATCACAACCAAACAGTTTGATATGGGCATTTTGGGCACCATTTCTGCTGCTGCACCTTGGCGGCCCGGATACCATTACAGCCTATTCATTGGAGGATAATGAATTATGGTTAAGACACTTTCTTGCACTAGTCATCCAGTTTGGAGGgacattttacatttttcttagGTCCTGGAAGGCCAAACTGCTTAATATTCTGGCCATTCCAATTTTTGTGGCTGGACTCATCAAGTATGGGGAAAGGACCTGGGTTCTAAGGTCTGCAAGCAGTGAGCAATTCAGAGATGCCCTGCTACCTCGTCCTGATCCAGGGCCTAATTATCCCAAATTCATGGATGAGTACACTTCAGGAAAAGCCGAGGGATATCAAGTTTCAATACAACAACGAGGTAAAACTTCTAGGACAGTGCATTCTCCTCCAGAAGGAGACATTTTGCGACAGGCTTATTACTTCTTCGAAACTTTCAAGGGTTTGTTTGCAGATATCATTCTTAGCTCCCAGAGGCGCAAAAGGAGCCAGTCTTTCTTCCAGGGGAAACATAAACAACAAGCTTGGGAAGAAGTGCCTTTGGAAGTGGCTTTGAAAGTGGCTTTTGAAGTGGTTGAGATTGAGCTTGGATTCATGTACGATGTTCTCTACACAAAGGCAACTGTGACTTGCTCTAGATGGGGCAGCCTCCTCCGCTCGATTAGTTTGAGTTTCACCATTTCTGCATTCATAGCCTTCTTGACCATTGACAGGCAAGAGTACTCGACTATTGATGTTATTATAACGTACTTGTTGCTGGTTGGAGCTATTGTTTTAGAGATCTATGCCATTCTTGTACTGCTTTTCTCAGATTGGACTAAGCGGTGgtcaagtaaaaacaaaaacaaaaacacagcGTGCAACTGA